In a single window of the Prionailurus viverrinus isolate Anna chromosome D3, UM_Priviv_1.0, whole genome shotgun sequence genome:
- the LOC125149159 gene encoding myosin regulatory light polypeptide 9 — protein MSSKRAKTKTTKKRPQRATSNVFAMFDQSQIQEFKEAFNMIDQNRDGFIDKEDLHDMLASLGKNPTDEYLDAMMNEAPGPINFTMFLTMFGEKLNGTDPEDVIRNAFACFDEEATGTIQEDYLRELLTTMGDRFTDEEVDELYREAPIDKKGNFNYIEFTRILKHGAKDKDD, from the exons ATGTCGAGCAAAAGGGCAAAGACCAAGACCACCAAGAAGCGCCCGCAGCGCGCAACATCCAATGTGTTTGCCATGTTTGACCAGTCACAGATTCAGGAATTCAAAGAGGCCTTCAACATGATTGATCAGAACAGAGATGGTTTCATTGACAAGGAAGATTTGCATGATATGCTTGCCTCCCTGG GGAAAAATCCAACTGATGAGTATCTGGATGCCATGATGAATGAGGCTCCAGGGCCCATAAATTTCACCATGTTTCTCACGATGTTCGGTGAGAAGTTAAATGGCACAGATCCAGAAGATGTCATCAGAAATGCTTTTGCTTGCTTTGATGAAGAAGCAACTG GCACCATCCAGGAAGACTACCTGAGAGAGCTGCTGACAACAATGGGAGACCGGTTTACGGATGAAGAGGTGGATGAGCTGTACAGAGAAGCGCCTATCGACAAAAAGGGGAATTTCAATTACATCGAGTTCACGCGCATCCTTAAACATGGAGCAAAAGACAAAGATGATTGA